The Nostoc commune NIES-4072 genome includes a window with the following:
- a CDS encoding double zinc ribbon domain-containing protein, with translation MDNTPQPQETLSQYVKRIRTSLSLSQNDLATKAGIHLQSLGKIERGMTTKLNSKSQRGLARALQVPSEYLDAVIRGVPMSATDVLKFCPDCWTPGTTLEEIWLLPRSQFCFLCGTALRNSCAKCNEPITSLKFRFCPYCGFPYKASISSESQSQPL, from the coding sequence ATGGACAATACCCCCCAACCCCAAGAAACGCTGTCCCAGTACGTTAAAAGAATACGCACAAGCCTTTCATTAAGTCAAAATGATTTGGCAACTAAGGCAGGCATTCATCTTCAAAGTTTAGGTAAGATTGAACGAGGCATGACTACCAAGCTCAATAGTAAAAGCCAGCGTGGATTAGCTCGCGCATTGCAGGTTCCATCTGAGTACCTTGATGCAGTCATCCGGGGTGTACCCATGTCTGCAACCGATGTCCTCAAATTTTGCCCCGACTGCTGGACTCCCGGAACAACTCTTGAAGAAATCTGGTTATTGCCGCGATCGCAGTTTTGTTTCTTGTGCGGTACGGCATTACGTAATAGTTGTGCTAAGTGTAACGAACCTATTACGTCATTGAAATTTCGGTTTTGTCCTTACTGTGGCTTTCCATATAAAGCTTCTATTAGTTCTGAATCTCAAAGCCAGCCCCTTTAA
- a CDS encoding PIN domain-containing protein: MKDYIRSLFQSYKQKGILIDTNILLLWFVGTVNRRRISQFNRTEKFLPEDYDLLVSILSYFSKIVTTPNVLTEVNSLVNQIGEPERSQCYSVFAQAMTALDEFYIESVNAVQLDNFTKYGLTDCGIVTLAKNKYLVLTDDFKLANYLQKVGIDTINFNNIRTYGW; this comes from the coding sequence ATGAAAGATTATATTCGCTCGTTGTTTCAAAGTTACAAACAAAAAGGAATTTTAATTGACACAAATATTTTATTACTTTGGTTTGTTGGTACTGTAAATCGGAGGCGAATATCACAATTTAATCGGACTGAAAAGTTTTTACCGGAAGATTACGATTTGCTGGTGAGTATCTTGTCGTATTTCTCAAAAATTGTTACAACTCCTAATGTGCTGACTGAAGTGAATAGTCTGGTTAACCAGATTGGTGAACCAGAACGTTCTCAATGTTACTCTGTATTTGCTCAAGCGATGACTGCATTAGATGAATTTTATATTGAAAGTGTCAATGCTGTTCAGCTAGATAATTTTACTAAGTATGGGCTGACTGACTGTGGAATTGTGACTTTAGCAAAAAATAAATATTTAGTGCTTACAGATGATTTCAAGTTAGCTAATTATCTGCAAAAAGTAGGTATTGATACAATTAATTTTAATAATATTCGGACTTATGGTTGGTAA